A part of Brassica rapa cultivar Chiifu-401-42 chromosome A05, CAAS_Brap_v3.01, whole genome shotgun sequence genomic DNA contains:
- the LOC103870540 gene encoding 60S ribosomal protein L35-1, with translation MARIKVHELRDKSKSDLQNQLQDLKAELALLRVAKVTGGAPNKLSKIKVVRKSIAQVLTVTSQKQKSALREAYKNKKFIPLDLRPKKTRAIRRRLTKHQLSLKTEREKKKEMYFPIRKYAIKV, from the exons ATGG CCAGAATCAAGGTTCACGAGCTGAGGGACAAGTCGAAGAGCGATCTTCAGAACCAGCTTCAGGATCTTAAGGCTGAGCTCGCTCTCCTCCGTGTCGCTAAAGTCACCGGTGGTGCTCCCAACAAGCTCTCCAAAAT CAAGGTTGTCCGCAAATCCATAGCTCAGGTGTTGACTGTGACATCCCAGAAACAGAAGTCTGCTCTCAGAGAGGCGTACAAGAACAAGAAGTTCATTCCTCTTGATCTCCGTCCCAAGAAGACCCGTGCTATCCGCAGACGCCTCACTAAACATCAG CTCTCTTTGAAGACAGAGcgtgagaagaagaaggaaatgTATTTCCCAATCAGGAAGTACGCCATCAAAGTTTAA